The genomic DNA attggtagttcagactccatcgtacacggactgttcagtaattgcaggcaatgtccagattatacATAGGGGTTTAAAGCCCTAACAACTTAATTAAACTTGTTTTTCTCTTTcatatgtatgtcatccttgttctttatttaaaaaaaatgttcgggactattttctgagaaagtttttactcagcggaaaggtacacgacgaatcagtacaagttcaaggtaaatctaggtttttttttgttttaagaaaacacagtacaaatagttttctaatagcgatagtgccctctcgatgatggctctaccgtgtgacagttgaccttgactttcattagcaCCCTCGCcttaaataagtgcaaggtatttttgtcatttgtagcgaatacgaacatctgatttttgtatccgaatacatgtcaaaaaatatttgtttgaatattcagatatttgtcccagcactataagATACATGTACATACAGACGCATCCACCCTGTTGACAGATACAATAATAAATCCCAAACCAAGTAAACATAGATCACAAGGATCTGCCTTGAATTGTACATATCATAGCAAGGTAAAACCACACCAGCTGCCCTAACATTCGTACTGCATGTGTTCAGAAACAACCCTTCTGTGCTTATTATGAATGTAGACACTTCACTAAATACAAGTAATGATTATAAACACTCAACACAGattatacgtttttttttttttttttttttataaatttgttcAACGTTTAGCAGATTGAATGTAACATACCTGAGGGTTAACCTTTATCGTTGCTATGTCTGACTTCTTGTCAATGTCTTTGATCGTGGCCTCGTAAGTATCACCGTTGTGTAGTTGCACTTTCAGCTGCTGTCGACCTGCacttgtgcttgtgcttgtgcttgATACGACGTGGGCGTTTGTCACAATCAGGCCAGTCTCAGACATAATAAATCCTGAACCACTGGACAAAGGGACATTGCGCCCAAACAGTGGATGTCTGAAAGGAAAAGAACAGGTAATAACTCAATTGGTCCTTTGTCAATATTTCTCACACAGATGGCCTATATGTGATTACTCATAACTGAGAAAAGTAGATAGACCACTTCATTTTCTGCTTCTTTGCTCCGTTCCAGTACAGCCAACAGTAACTGGCTCTTCACGGTCCTGCTTTCTGAGGATTTAAAGTATCTCTTTCAATGTAATACTCAGCAGCATCTTCTGAAAATAATGTAGCTTCTATTGTGTTGAAAAGGAGTGACTGTGtatgcagggccggattaacgcagaggctttaggggctgcagcccagggTTTTGAGAGGcctcaaaaatatataaaaaatttataatatctaaaaaatgaataagtagCGTGTGACTGTATGGATCAGAACAACGTGTCTGTTTTACCAAGTCGTATTGCGTTGGAGGAGGATCATGACTTGACCTGCGATCAAGTCATGTGCCACTTTTATCAGGAGTGCTGCGGCGCGAACGTGACGCAGATCAGAACCAGTAAATGTCTGACAAAGCAGCACCTAGGAAGTATGAGAGCGacactaaaaagcaaaaacacaacaAGTACATTTTCGGGTTGTgtctgtttccatgtagttttcttttagactgagcaattctcgttccaaatgcaaataaactaattcatattaaaataccggAGGCAGTatgtttgtgtctgagttccaatttggccttgtgtgacttactgatatcgtacagctttcttaaaccgggtttccatgaagtttttaggttgtcttaaaacacagcctgtctcatttggtccccaaaaaaacaaacaaacaaacaaacaaaaatacgtcgttcctgtgtgtgcagctctgctgacTCTGctgacactaataataataaaaaacaacattctgtaagaaagcgctgtgtgctatccttgtattatttgtaacctattatacacgtacatattcGTAAGAGATAAGGACAACACACTTCCAGATAACCTGCTATTACGACAAAAGAGTCTGCAGTTTGCACTTCCCACCTCTAGGGGTGCCGCAGGGCTCCGTCCTTGGACCACTCATGTTTCTTATCTACATTATCCACTTATAATTGGCAAATTtgtcaaatttgcagacaacaaaaAACTTGGGGGAGTGGCTGACACATTTACAGCCACCCAGGAAATCCAAAAAGATCTAGACCACATACAGAACGGGGCAGAAATGTGGCAAATTAAATACGGTGTCAACAAATGTAAAGAGTTACATGCCAGTCACACAAATGTAGGATCCAAATACCAAacgaggatgggggggggggagaattgTAACAGACACACCAAGAGAAAGATCTCAGTGTTGTAACAGAATCCCCACTGTCAGCAACCATGTGTGTGGAAGCAATcagaaaggcaaacagaatgcttgggtatatatatatcctaaagtGTACAAATCCAGAGAGGTCATGATGAGGTGTCATAAAGCACTGATGCATATCTGTATGAACATCACTATCTGGTTGACTTATTTATTCCTTTGTGCTGCTGTGGCATAGTGAGTAATTCTAACTAAAACCCTAATAGGGGCTCCTCTATTGAATTTTGAAAGGTGTCACTCTCAtcaaaaaagattaaaataattgctgtaatcaatttccaattgtgcACTCATGGAAGTACTGGCTTTAAGGGGTTTCTTGTTAACATATTTTCACATTATTCACAGCTGTCCAGTTAATCTGAGCAAAACAGCCAAGTTACACAAAAATAAGTTATGTAAAAAGTTAACAAGCTAAACTTGGGAATACTTGGCAAGCCCTTTATGTTCATTTACTCTGTGTTTTGATGCTTCATTAAGATATTTAGAACCGGTCTTGTTCCCCCCACGTTCTTATTGCAAAAGTAAATACCAGCAACATGAATAAAATAGGTGGGGGGTTACAGCCTTAAATACTTCTAAAATATGTTGCATTGTTTTGCTGGTATGCATTAATATGCTTGAGTGCCTATGGGTATTTTGCAgcagtacattttttatttttcctgcagAAACCATttgtagtgggcagcagtgtggagtagtggttaattTGACATCAATGTTAATCGagtgtggtggtagtaaaacagtaacgggaagcaaatgaatatgcaaagaggggcccccaaaaCGATAACAGCCCCGAGCGCCCATTAAACTTAACCCGGCCCTGTGTGCATGCACACACATTTCTGAAACAACATGACTGTTTACCAGCAGCTTAAACTGTTATGTACACAATGTTTGCACATTTGAGAGTCACAGCACATTCTGTAGTTCAGACTTTTGTAAAGCCGCTGGCTGGTAGACGCTGATTAGCACTAGACATGGAATATCCTAAACATTAAGTTGCCAAGATTACGCTTacatggtatttttttattttatttatttattgtattacatATTTAGATAAAACCAGGAAAAAACATGTTATAACTTTTACTTCTTCAGATAAAACCTGGAAAAAGCTGGGCTATGtctcacacacacattgcaaatgAAATATTCCCCCAAGTTTTTCCAGAAATATTCTATCAAAGGTGCCTCTGCTACTATCCTCAGCTTCACTCTAGTTTCCCCTCTCTTTCAAATGCAGAAGCAACCATGTCTGTAACCAAGGAGACAATgtaaatattgtactttttatgTGTTCTGTTTCATTCCATGGGgaaaagaaacttttttttttctttttttggcgcTTTTGCTGTTTCTGGGCTGTAAACAAACACGTTGTCTGAAATGGTTTCTTCTGGGGAATGAAAACCATCTATATAAAGGTACTTGGCTTGCTGTGTTTCAGGATTAAAGCATTAAGGAGGTTTATTTAGAGTGTTCAGTATGTATCGATAGTATTTTTTATGTATGATAATAAAAATGGCAACAGTATTCTTTCTGAAGGCAGAGTAAATGTAAATGATATAAAATTGTTTTTATCACTTGTCTCGGCCTGTTAAAAGTTGAACAGATAGACATAACTGAACCAAAAACACAAGGCATCCCTTTAATGTTCTCCTAAATGTTTCCCTTATTCAAAATGTTTTGGCATGGCATGCTGTagtccattattattttttttataaaaacactttatttgtgtaggtaaaaaaaatgaagatgttTGCATAGCTTAAAGCTGggaaaacaaagtactgtataCAAAAGCAAAGTGTTCTGCTTACAATTACCTTAAGAAGAGCTCAATATGCACAACTGCAGGTGCAATCTTCTCAACGACATCTGCAATGAAGTTAAACTTGAATCTTGGACTGTTGGGGTGTTGGGGACCTATACTAGCAGAAAGAAATGTGTGTGTTAATAAACCCATGTAAAGGTTCATCCCTTATAAAACCTACCAcattaaagcacaggtaagcattgtaaagcccaggagTATGGttaatgatatttaaaaacatggtggAACATAATAAACAATGGTAAAGAAGCATGGGAAAAGCTGCAcaatcacatattattattattattattattatttatttcttagctgacgcccttatccagggcgacataacAGATTTACTGTAGTAAAGTTGTATAAGGAACAATTCAGATTATGTTACACTATACAAAGgtttatcttttaaaaataataaatacaaaattaaaaggtattataatatatatatatatatatatatatatatatatatatatatatatatatatatatatattagctcctTCAAATATTAGGATTTAGAATATTCAGATTCCAATTCAcataatagttaaaaaaaagatCTTGATTCTTGGCTGTTGGAATGTTTGGGGTTGTGTAAAGAAAGGCTCACTATACTCAGAAGAATGCATTACATCATGACACATGTTTGTTGAGAGCAATTTGTAAACTGTGTCTTTACACCACTATTTTctgcaaaatactttttgaatattAACTGCATTGTAAGAGCTGGAGAACAAATTGGCACACCTTTTGGTTAAGTTAATGGAAATCCTGCTGTgtattctgtaataaataaaaaggtacatAAATAAAATGCCACCCTGGTTTATGGATTATATACCCCTACACCCTATTAACAGTGTTCTGTATGTGTTCCTCGTTTTTTATTTAACCCCTGTAATTATATCTCCAAAAAGCATTATATTTAATGGGCACTGGCACACAAAGTCAAACTTAAGGTTACACacatgtaacagggcagaggctggatGCCAACCAGTGCCTTTGTGCACTGCAAGGAAGCATTAGAGTCAGGttcatctgcattcatggttttagagcttttaagcTCATCTCATCTCCCCGACGGGGCAACACTGCCCAtttcacacatttaaaatgaaaggttctgttttgtttgtttcaaagcaAGGTTTGGTGTGAAATCTGTAAAGAAATGGTGGGAAATGAATTCACAGTTAAGTGTCAGTTTATCCATGCTTATAACATGGAAATAACACTGCTACACCTCTGGAAACacaattttacaataaaaaggttgaaatagCAAATTGTAGtctgtaaaaaaatgtttgacCGTAATCGAAGACAGTTGGATGCTTAACATtaagatttaaatgtatttatgttctaTAAAATCTCACATGTTTTCACTGCAACCTTTTGTAAAGCTTGAAATTCAAAACCATCGCTTCTCCTGTTAAAACTTTTGAATTGCCTGCTAACTGCTGGGTGGTACCATGATGCAACAACTTTATTTGAGTTTTCTCTTCAACACCTCACAAGAACTGATGGGCTCAAGATGCAAGTTACATCCCTGATTTCTCTGATCATTAGGTCTACTAATTAAGCAGTAATGCCCGACACAACAGGCAACAGTGATAAATAACTGGGGGTTTTACTGCAATTATAAAGCACAAATATGTTTCTGCATGGCATACTGGATTGTGTCTGGGTGCCCTAACCAAACCTACAATACTAGTGAGATTTTTACATCTACTGGAAGAATAATCTGCTGAACCTGCCTGGCAGAGACAATCAGGTTAATTATGAGGTTGACTTAAACAGAAGTGGTCACGTTTCCTAGAAGCGACAATCTGGTGCTCAGTTACTTATCAAGTTTTACTTGAAATATTACAATAATTATTTCTGAATAATGAATCTATGTTTGCAAGGTATAAAGTACAGCATGCTTCTGTTTCAGACAGAGCTCATTCAAGCTTGACTGCGCACCAGACACCAGGTCAACCACCCACGTCAAGAAGTAATCTACAGTGCCAGCTTTTATTTAGCGGTCATCCTAGAGTGAGATCAAAGCCATAATATCGTCACAGTCAAGCTCCCTAATGAGTGTCCAATTGGATTATGCACAAATTCCTAGTGTTTCCTGTCTTTACTGGAGCGTGTACAGAGACTTGTGTGAAATGTTTATAATTGGCTTTCCTAAATGTATTCAGAGTTAACAATTTTGATATTATTAAGTTATGGTCCCATTAgagagtcatttttttttttaaactggtcaaGTGAAAATGCTTCATGCCCCCACCAGTTACTGGGATTACTAACCGCATTGTAACCATTCATTCAATTTGAGTTGTTTACGGGTACACACATCACGTGCTGATGGTCGCTGAGGCAATTCTAGAGGCAAATGACTTACCTGATTCGCAAGCGCCTTTCTGAGCCTGGATAATAGTGGGCAGTCCTTGCTGAAGCGCTTTCCTGCTCTTAGCTTTAAGCTGGCAAACATTGCGGTAAGTCTTGCCGTCGCTGCCACACACCTTGTAGCCTAGTTTGCATTGACAGACACCTTTCGCGAAGCGCTTGCCTGTCGGGTGCTTGCACTCTAGTCCGTCTCCGCAGGGTAAGTCATCTTTGCGCCCGCAAGGGTCCCCCTCGCCGTGCGCACACACCAGGCAGCAGTTACAGCGGTCAGGCACATAGCCGCTTGGGCAACTGGGGCTGGGGCATTTGCTCACATCACAGCGCGCTGGGCACTTCGGTCCCGGCTCAGCTTTACCAATATCATAAAAAGAAAGCAAGACTGCACCAAAGAAAAACAGCTGCATCCTCAAGACTTTGTTTTAATAGAACAAGTAATGTGTAGGATTAGACCAAAGTTAACCAAAGTGTGCTCACCCAAAAATAAACagctcagtgaaaaaaaaaaataaataatacaaatacctTACAAAAAGGTGTTAACTATCGTTAAAGCATAACAACATCTTAATGTGTTTAGTCTTGCGCAAATGAAAAAAAGTTATGCTAAAAGCAAAATTCTACTGAAGAATGTGAAGCAGTAAGCTGTATTTAAAATAGACTACAAGCAGAGTCAacacaaattaaatgtatttaaaagcctCAGTGTAATAAAACAAGCACTTGAGCCAGTTAAAGTTGTGGTTAGTAGCAAACTCGAAATATCACGCAGAAAAGTTATGTTTGTATGtagaagggaaaaaaaatcaaagctCCATTTGGAATAGTTTATTTGCTCCACTTTGTAGTTCAAGTTGTCCTCAAGCAGTGACAGCAAACAAAGAAGTGGAGCAGTTATATTTGTATTCCTCTTCAAGGTCATCATAGCGTCTCTGATGCTGTGGAGTTGAGTTGCTGCACTGAGCCGCCCCCCCTCACGCCCCCCATTCCCCGTCGTCATGACGCCGTATTGGCTGTTGCTAGACTGTGGTCAGAAGGAGGCCTGGACCGCTGTCTACTGTAtgtaagatgtatttatttatttatttattttacagcgtGCATATTccacaataataaactaacaaaataaaatgccaCCTAGTTCTATAACTCAAGGTTATCACTAGAATTCTGTTTTATATCACTGGTATTTACATCGCATATCATTGATGTAACAttgaaaatacaaattattttaatgtaacaTGTTTGCACATTGCACATGCTGTGTTATAGCCTTAGTTAATGCTACTTTTCAAAACATAAATGAGTAAAAACAGATTATGGCACCTTATTTCAACAGTATGTCATCCAGACTTGTCATCAtaattgtcacactgtatttgttttgagaAAGTTATTCCTTGTTAGCATATTTTTATATACCTAAATATAGATGTTTAACATAGTAGCCAGTAAGCCCCAGTTTTAAGAgatcattttttgtttgtctttcttCAACATTGTGTTCAAAGTTGCCAgcattatatttttcttttaagtttgaGTCCAGTTAGGTGTCAATAATTTTTCCACTTTACCCTGTTTCTACGGGTATTTCATAGTTAaggccttgaaaaaaaaaaagaaataaaatatatatatatatatatatatatatatataaggtgaccatatgagtccgtgttcagcgggacagtttgggacagttcaggcttttcaactcacaacccaatgcattctggtacgtttcaCCTGTCTCACGTACTATTCTTTCCTTTAAGaaaagcaggactacgcttaccagaatgcattgggttgtgagttgaaaagcctgaactatcccaaactgtcacGCTGAACACTGAGCCATATcatcaccatatatatatatatatatatatatttatatatatatatatattacacatcatcatcatcttcagcctttttcaatccactgctggatgaaggcctccccaagattcttccacaaaagcatGTCTGCTGCATCTCTCATCCATATTGCTCTggcatgtttcctaatttcatcttgccatcttcctggaggtcttcttcttggtcgctttatatatCTTGGTAGCCAGTCTAGTATCACCTTGGTCCACGATGGtatgttcttcttgctacatgtccagcccactaccatttcaattttttcgctcttatccattccttccttttcttgtctccttgttattcccagcatgcatctttccatactctgttgagtcatttgtaatttttgagtcatttttgcattgaggtttCTTATccataagttagcactggcagcacacattggtcgaagactttcctcttgaggcataagggtagtttccctttcagaaccatgcttaatcttccaaagcactccagcccatttttgctcttctgttgatttcgcacatttggttcttcattgccgaaactaactgtcctaagtatacgtagttattgacttcttcaagcttgatcccattgacttcaattgcctgtggagtattatatttattgaacatgacttgagtcttcttcaggttcattttcaaacctgctttgatgctagccttgtgtagttcttgCATTGCTGTTTGTAATACTTCTGGACACATTGTAAATATGAGAATGTCAtcagcaaatcgtaggtgattcaagtagactactttgatcttcagccccttattttcccaatccagtgttttgaaaatgtcttctaggttggccgtgaagagctttggggaaattgtatctccttgacgaaCTCCTTTTTCAGTCTTGATTTTGTCAAtgttttatggagtcttactgtggatgttgcattcttgtatatggtgctgatcaagtttctgtacgttttctcaattccttgttttttcagagagcttaatacagatcttgtgtaaacagagtcaaaggctttttcatagtcgataaatcccaagcaaagtggtagttcgtactcatttctggtttgaatcacttgctgTACAgcttgaagatgatccattgtgctaaatccactcctgaatcctgcttgctcatttgattgtgctgagtcaaatttatcttgaacTCTGTATATATGGTCATAGTGCTGGAAAGAAATTCCGTCCTTGTGTACACTGATATCGTGTAACCAGAATGGATATAACATACCAGAAACATCCACCCATATGACTATAAACATTacaatgtgtaaaataataataacaataagcaTGTGATTGGAAATCGCAGGAAGGTTTTTTCTGTGAATATGactaataaagttgttttttaaaaaaagctgcttAAATgcttgacatttttatttttattttattttatttctgacttCTGGTGTTggaatatgtttattttaagatcACATTTATGGCACatctaaacttaaaaaaaaagaataataatccaTAGCAGATGTTGTGTTAACCCTGCCCGTAATGCATACTTTCCTTTGAATACTACAAAATTGTGACCCGTGAAATGAGTTGCTTGCTTTTTCAGAGGAGATTAGTTGGAGCAGCATAgtgttatttttataaacagTGATATGACTTGTTTTGTGCAAGGACCGTTGAAATTATCTAATGTCTGGGTTTATTATCCACACATAGGAAGCTTTATTATTTACATAagctattttaaaagcatttagacTTGAACAGCATAGTCCACAATACCCTTCTTGCATGTTAAGGATCATTTAACTCTGGGAATTAGCCCTTAACACCTGGGTTCCTGAATAAAACACACATGACTCCATAGTAGAACTATTTCCTGGGAAAAGACTTTCCATTGCACAAGGTCAAGGCAAGAGTGTTGTATTCCACCTATGCTGAACTTTGACCTTGTATTTGTATCAGtttttaatgcaaaataattTTGGAAATGAATGTTATGTTTTGCCATGTTCAATGGCAATGTAGGATGTACTTGATTGAACAGTAATTGGGATTTTGAGAGGTTGCACTAGCTCTCATCAAATGActccttttttttataaattttgtcgttgccaattatttttttattattttctcccaatttggaattgccagttattattttgaaactcagctcaccgctaccacccctgcgctgactcgggagggcgaagacaaacacatgctgtcctccgaagcgtgtgacgtcagccgaccgctttttttcacactgcagactcaccatgcagccacccaagagctacagcgttggaggacaacgcagctctcgggcagcttacaggcaagcccgcaggcgcccggccagactacaggggtcgctggtgcgcggtgagccgaggacaccctggccgacctaaccctccctccccctgggcgacgctcggccaattgtgcgccgccccctgggaactcccgtccacagtcggctgtggaatagcctggactcgaactcgcgacgtccagactatagagcgcatcctgcactccatgtggagcgcttttactggatgcgccactcgggagccccccaatgACTACATTTTTTAACTGCAAGAAAAACGTGATGTGGCCATTGCATGAGAAAAACCATCTGCCCTTCAGAGGTAATCTGTAACcttcatggtgatgtttctacTGAATCCAGGTGCATTGACACTGCGCCACTGGGGATTGAGGGGTGTGTAATACAGGGAACTGTGTTTTTGAGGCTGATTGATGGGGAGGCCAAGCAACCACCACTGcacacatttgtattttattcatggtTCCATAACTGCAAGGCAAAACATTTTAGAAAGCTGCATACTCATAGTTGTTAGGTTTGTGGCAACTTATAATGATATCACCATATTGTAATGCCTGTCCACACACTGTTCGTAAAAATACATGCTTTCCTTGATTTTAAAACCCATTAGGAAAGACAGTTCCCCACTGACAATAACAACCCCAAAACCAACCAGTGCTGGCAGCTGAGGGGTGGAATAACATTCCACAATCATTTGAATTTATGAATGCATGTCTTACAGTTAATGCTGAAATActcaaaacatgtttttgaattGGTTAAGACATTAACagcatatataatttatatacatatatatttttctgttttaaattgggtaaatatgttgttttttgtaaCAAAGAAGTCTCTCATTACTTATTCTTAATACATACTTGTACGTAATGACtgttgcattaaaaaatatatatatatatat from Acipenser ruthenus chromosome 2, fAciRut3.2 maternal haplotype, whole genome shotgun sequence includes the following:
- the LOC117408581 gene encoding serine protease HTRA3 isoform X2, coding for MQLFFFGAVLLSFYDIGKAEPGPKCPARCDVSKCPSPSCPSGYVPDRCNCCLVCAHGEGDPCGRKDDLPCGDGLECKHPTGKRFAKGVCQCKLGYKVCGSDGKTYRNVCQLKAKSRKALQQGLPTIIQAQKGACESGPQHPNSPRFKFNFIADVVEKIAPAVVHIELFLRHPLFGRNVPLSSGSGFIMSETGLIVTNAHVVSSTSTSTSAGRQQLKVQLHNGDTYEATIKDIDKKSDIATIKVNPQKKLQVLLLGLSSDLRPGEFVVAIGSPFALQNTVTTGIVSTAQRDGKELGLRDSDMDYIQTDAIINYGNSGGPLVNLDGEVIGINTLKVAAGISFAIPSDRITQFLNESHDKHSKEVKAVKKRFIGIRMLTITPALVEELKQQNADFPDVSTGIYVLEVVPNSPAQKGGIKDGDIIVKLNGRPLSTTSELLEAVINESALLLEVRRGNDDLLFNIEPDVIMQ
- the LOC117408581 gene encoding serine protease HTRA3 isoform X1, encoding MQLFFFGAVLLSFYDIGKAEPGPKCPARCDVSKCPSPSCPSGYVPDRCNCCLVCAHGEGDPCGRKDDLPCGDGLECKHPTGKRFAKGVCQCKLGYKVCGSDGKTYRNVCQLKAKSRKALQQGLPTIIQAQKGACESGPQHPNSPRFKFNFIADVVEKIAPAVVHIELFLRHPLFGRNVPLSSGSGFIMSETGLIVTNAHVVSSTSTSTSAGRQQLKVQLHNGDTYEATIKDIDKKSDIATIKVNPQKKLQVLLLGLSSDLRPGEFVVAIGSPFALQNTVTTGIVSTAQRDGKELGLRDSDMDYIQTDAIINYGNSGGPLVNLDGEVIGINTLKVAAGISFAIPSDRITQFLNESHDKHSKVQQSLLRSYYHIPQSQTLVSHTEVKAVKKRFIGIRMLTITPALVEELKQQNADFPDVSTGIYVLEVVPNSPAQKGGIKDGDIIVKLNGRPLSTTSELLEAVINESALLLEVRRGNDDLLFNIEPDVIMQ